Proteins found in one Pseudomonas marvdashtae genomic segment:
- a CDS encoding class II glutamine amidotransferase codes for MCELLGMSANVPTDIVFSFTGLMQRGGKTGPHRDGWGIAFYEGRGLRLFQDPAASSESEVANLVQRYPIKSEVVIGHIRQANVGKVCLSNTHPFVRELWGRNWCFAHNGQLADFQPGVSFYRPVGDTDSEAAFCDLLNRVRQAFPEPVDVEHLLPSLIEACSEYRSKGVFNCLLSDGDWLFCYCSTKLAQITRRAPFGPARLKDVDVIVDFQAETTPNDVVTVIATEPLTENETWTRYEPGQWSLWRRGECVSHGRTE; via the coding sequence ATGTGTGAATTATTGGGCATGAGTGCCAATGTGCCGACCGACATCGTGTTCAGTTTCACCGGTTTGATGCAACGCGGGGGCAAGACCGGACCGCATCGCGATGGCTGGGGGATCGCCTTCTATGAAGGCCGCGGCTTGCGCCTGTTCCAGGACCCGGCCGCGAGCAGCGAGTCGGAAGTGGCAAACCTGGTGCAGCGATATCCGATCAAGAGCGAAGTGGTGATCGGGCACATCCGCCAGGCCAACGTCGGCAAGGTCTGTCTCTCCAACACCCACCCGTTCGTGCGCGAGTTGTGGGGGCGCAACTGGTGTTTCGCCCACAACGGCCAGCTCGCCGATTTCCAGCCGGGTGTGAGCTTCTACCGCCCCGTGGGCGATACCGACAGCGAAGCGGCTTTCTGTGATTTGCTCAACCGGGTGCGCCAAGCCTTTCCGGAACCGGTGGACGTGGAGCATTTATTGCCATCGTTGATCGAAGCCTGCAGCGAATATCGCAGCAAAGGCGTGTTCAATTGCCTGCTCAGCGACGGTGACTGGCTGTTCTGCTATTGCTCGACCAAACTGGCGCAGATCACCCGGCGCGCGCCGTTCGGTCCGGCGCGGCTCAAGGATGTCGACGTGATTGTCGATTTCCAGGCCGAAACCACGCCCAACGACGTGGTCACGGTGATTGCCACCGAACCCCTGACTGAAAACGAAACCTGGACCCGCTACGAACCGGGCCAATGGAGCCTGTGGCGACGCGGTGAATGCGTCAGCCACGGTCGGACCGAATAA
- a CDS encoding DUF2937 family protein: MLLSYLRLVLFAVGLLVGVQVPGFVSDYAKRVEAHLIEAQTGLQGFQGTANQFFKGDMQALVAHYRASEDPIFRSDADSLNTLLVRQQALDKQFQAMQGPWYIRLLQVALAADPDIRKETWNGYSYQILLTPEAMIWGISGALLLSFGLECLFRLIDWVVLGGKRLRQSRPIEERDLRGL; this comes from the coding sequence ATGTTGCTCAGTTATCTACGGTTGGTGTTGTTCGCGGTGGGCCTGCTGGTCGGGGTCCAGGTGCCAGGCTTTGTCAGCGACTATGCCAAGCGGGTCGAGGCTCACCTGATCGAGGCGCAAACCGGGCTCCAGGGTTTCCAGGGCACCGCGAATCAGTTTTTCAAGGGCGACATGCAAGCCCTGGTAGCGCATTACCGCGCCAGCGAAGACCCGATCTTTCGCAGCGATGCCGACAGCCTGAACACCTTGCTGGTGCGTCAGCAGGCGTTGGACAAGCAATTCCAGGCGATGCAAGGCCCGTGGTACATCCGCCTGCTGCAAGTGGCCTTGGCCGCCGACCCGGACATCCGCAAGGAAACCTGGAACGGCTACAGCTACCAGATCCTGCTGACCCCCGAGGCCATGATCTGGGGCATCAGCGGTGCCCTGTTGCTGTCGTTCGGCCTGGAATGCCTGTTCCGGTTGATCGACTGGGTCGTGCTGGGCGGCAAGCGCCTGCGCCAGAGCCGGCCAATCGAAGAGCGCGACCTGCGCGGGCTCTGA
- a CDS encoding MFS transporter yields the protein MSAPDTLGVPQPQARSGPFDWYRNINQQERRTFWSCKIGYALDGMDTQMLSFVVPTLIAMWGITTGEAGLIHTSTLIASAIGGWVAGILSDRIGRVRTLQLTVLWFAFFTFLCGFAQNYEQLLIARTLMGFGFGGEWTAGAVLMGEVIRAKDRGKAVGMVQSGWALGWGMTAILYALLFSVLPPEDAWRALFILGIVPAVFVIFVRRLVKDPEIYNQTKARLTPENPAKFYEIFAPGILFTTIRASLLTTGALGGYYAITSWLPTFLKNERGLSVLGTGGYLAMVIVGSYVGYVISAYLSDILGRKKNFVLFAVGSFTIVLLYTQVPVSNTVMLWLGFPLGFFASGMFSGMGSFLTELFPTRIRGSGQGFCYNIGRAVAALFPLLIGILSQKVPLSVGIGAFAAVSYGVVILAALSLPETQGKQLEAE from the coding sequence ATGAGTGCACCCGACACGCTCGGCGTCCCCCAGCCGCAGGCCCGTTCCGGCCCGTTCGACTGGTACCGCAACATCAACCAGCAGGAACGGCGCACGTTCTGGAGCTGCAAGATCGGTTATGCCCTGGACGGCATGGACACGCAAATGCTCAGTTTCGTGGTGCCGACCCTGATCGCCATGTGGGGCATCACCACCGGTGAAGCGGGGCTGATCCACACCAGCACGCTGATCGCTTCGGCCATCGGCGGTTGGGTCGCGGGTATTCTCTCGGACCGCATCGGCCGGGTGCGCACCTTGCAACTGACGGTGTTGTGGTTCGCCTTCTTTACCTTCCTCTGCGGCTTCGCCCAGAACTACGAACAGTTGTTGATCGCCCGCACATTGATGGGTTTCGGCTTTGGCGGCGAGTGGACCGCCGGCGCGGTGTTGATGGGCGAGGTGATCCGCGCCAAGGACCGTGGCAAGGCGGTGGGCATGGTGCAATCGGGTTGGGCGCTGGGCTGGGGCATGACGGCGATTCTGTATGCGCTGTTGTTCTCGGTCTTGCCGCCGGAAGACGCTTGGCGCGCGTTGTTCATCCTCGGCATCGTGCCGGCGGTGTTCGTGATTTTCGTCCGCCGGTTGGTCAAGGATCCGGAAATCTACAACCAGACCAAGGCCCGACTGACGCCGGAGAATCCGGCCAAGTTCTACGAGATCTTTGCCCCCGGCATCCTCTTCACCACCATCCGGGCTTCGCTGCTGACGACAGGCGCGTTGGGCGGTTACTACGCGATCACCTCCTGGCTGCCGACATTCCTGAAAAACGAGCGAGGTTTGAGCGTGCTGGGCACCGGCGGATACCTGGCGATGGTTATCGTCGGTTCCTATGTGGGATACGTTATCAGCGCGTACTTGAGCGACATCCTCGGTCGCAAGAAAAACTTCGTCCTGTTCGCCGTCGGCTCATTCACGATCGTGCTGCTGTACACCCAAGTGCCGGTGAGTAATACCGTGATGCTTTGGCTGGGCTTCCCGCTGGGTTTCTTCGCTTCGGGAATGTTCAGCGGCATGGGCTCGTTCCTTACCGAGTTATTCCCGACCCGCATCCGGGGCTCGGGCCAGGGTTTCTGCTACAACATTGGCCGGGCAGTGGCGGCGCTGTTCCCTCTGTTGATTGGTATTCTCAGCCAGAAGGTGCCATTGAGCGTCGGTATCGGTGCGTTCGCGGCGGTGTCCTACGGAGTGGTGATCCTCGCGGCCCTGAGCCTGCCGGAAACCCAAGGCAAGCAGTTGGAAGCCGAGTAA
- a CDS encoding 5-oxoprolinase subunit PxpA: MNRLLLNCDIGESFGNWTLGLDAEVMPFIDCANIACGFHAGDPSIMRKTVSLALSHGVRIGAHPAYQDLAGFGRRSMAYGAQELQDLLHYQVGALDGICRAQGGRVSYVKPHGAMYNDMMANPAQLRAVIQAVAAYDRQLPLMLMATRDNSAAQALGDEYGLTLWFEAFADRAYDSAGHLVSRQLPGAVHHDPEIIIGQALTIARGDALTASDGSPLNLHANTLCVHGDNASSVAAVQRIRQALDGQNAP; the protein is encoded by the coding sequence GTGAACCGCCTGCTATTGAATTGCGACATCGGCGAAAGCTTCGGCAACTGGACCCTGGGTCTGGACGCCGAGGTGATGCCCTTTATCGATTGCGCCAACATCGCCTGCGGCTTCCATGCCGGCGACCCGAGCATCATGCGCAAGACCGTCAGCCTGGCCCTGAGCCATGGCGTACGGATCGGCGCGCACCCGGCCTATCAGGATCTGGCGGGCTTCGGCCGACGTTCCATGGCCTATGGCGCCCAGGAATTGCAGGACCTGCTGCACTATCAGGTCGGCGCCCTGGACGGTATCTGCCGCGCCCAAGGTGGTCGGGTCAGCTACGTCAAACCCCACGGCGCGATGTACAACGACATGATGGCCAACCCGGCGCAACTGCGCGCGGTAATCCAGGCAGTCGCCGCTTATGACCGGCAATTGCCGTTGATGCTGATGGCGACTCGGGACAACAGCGCCGCCCAAGCCTTGGGCGATGAGTATGGCTTGACGCTGTGGTTCGAGGCCTTCGCCGACCGAGCCTATGACAGTGCCGGTCACCTGGTTTCCAGGCAATTGCCCGGGGCGGTGCATCACGATCCCGAGATCATCATCGGGCAGGCCCTGACCATCGCCCGCGGCGATGCGCTAACGGCCAGCGATGGCAGCCCCTTGAATCTGCACGCCAACACCTTGTGCGTGCATGGCGACAACGCCAGTTCCGTAGCCGCCGTGCAGCGTATCCGCCAGGCCCTGGATGGGCAGAACGCGCCATGA
- the pxpB gene encoding 5-oxoprolinase subunit PxpB: protein MKPRLEVVAVDCLMVRLFDEIAETNMPWMLAASERLREVFAGDLIDLVPSYTTLMVHYDLLALTPTQARELIGEALNNLSPDAGSVGQCHVLPVWYDLSVGPELVLLSSRSGLTVEQVIRRHTEREYQVFALGFAPGFAFMGLVDEELAAPRLDTPRKRVAAGSVGIAERQTAAYPVVSPGGWNLIGRTPARLFDRERDGYSLMRPGDTVRFAAIDHAEFIALGGDDSPLEVQA, encoded by the coding sequence ATGAAGCCGCGCTTGGAAGTGGTGGCGGTGGACTGCCTGATGGTTCGCCTGTTCGATGAGATCGCCGAGACCAACATGCCGTGGATGCTCGCCGCCAGCGAGCGTTTGCGTGAGGTTTTTGCCGGCGACTTGATCGACCTGGTGCCGTCCTACACCACGCTGATGGTGCATTACGATTTGCTGGCCCTGACGCCGACCCAGGCTCGCGAGCTGATCGGCGAGGCGCTGAACAATCTTTCGCCGGACGCCGGCTCTGTCGGTCAATGCCATGTGTTGCCGGTGTGGTACGACCTTAGCGTCGGGCCTGAGCTGGTCCTGCTATCGAGCCGCAGCGGGTTGACGGTGGAGCAAGTGATCCGTCGCCACACCGAGCGTGAGTACCAAGTGTTTGCCCTGGGTTTCGCGCCGGGCTTCGCCTTCATGGGGCTGGTTGACGAAGAACTGGCCGCGCCGCGCCTCGATACGCCGCGCAAGCGGGTGGCAGCGGGCAGCGTGGGCATCGCCGAGCGCCAGACCGCGGCGTACCCGGTGGTCTCGCCCGGCGGCTGGAACCTGATCGGTCGCACCCCGGCCAGACTGTTCGACCGTGAGCGCGACGGCTACAGCTTGATGCGACCCGGCGACACGGTGCGTTTTGCCGCCATCGATCACGCTGAATTCATCGCCCTGGGCGGCGACGACAGCCCGTTGGAGGTCCAGGCATGA
- a CDS encoding biotin-dependent carboxyltransferase family protein, which yields MSRLLIEASTPLCLLQDTGRFGVRHLGVTQGGAADWLSMSWANWMLGNAPDAAVVEITLGGFTVVAEEDCVLALAGADLGARVDGQAVASWRFFSLRRGQTLALTQPVLGARAYLAAPGGFDAPAVLGSRATVVREELGGLDGRGRALSRGEHLSYSGAATPRPMPYALIPDFQQAQPLDLILGAQNGAFSGRSLFDAFNTAWTLDSRADRMGMRLLGTALEYQGPAMISEGIPLGAVQVPPDGQPIVLLNDRQTIGGYPRLGALTPLSLARLAQCLPGAQVQLRPVVQEVAHRQQVECLQAFLRG from the coding sequence ATGAGTCGTTTGTTGATCGAGGCCAGCACACCGCTGTGCCTGTTGCAGGACACCGGCCGTTTCGGCGTAAGGCACTTGGGCGTGACCCAGGGCGGGGCGGCGGACTGGCTGTCGATGAGCTGGGCCAATTGGATGTTGGGCAACGCGCCCGACGCGGCGGTGGTGGAAATCACCCTCGGCGGCTTTACCGTGGTGGCCGAGGAAGATTGCGTGCTGGCGCTGGCCGGGGCTGATCTGGGCGCGCGGGTGGATGGCCAGGCGGTGGCGTCGTGGCGGTTTTTTAGCCTGCGCCGAGGCCAGACCCTGGCGCTCACCCAACCGGTGCTTGGCGCCCGGGCTTACCTGGCGGCGCCCGGCGGGTTCGACGCGCCCGCGGTGCTGGGCAGCCGGGCGACGGTGGTGCGCGAAGAACTGGGTGGCCTGGATGGGCGGGGGCGGGCGTTGAGTCGCGGCGAACACTTGAGTTATTCAGGCGCGGCGACGCCTCGGCCCATGCCGTACGCGCTGATTCCAGATTTTCAACAAGCGCAGCCGCTGGACCTGATCCTCGGCGCGCAGAATGGCGCGTTCAGTGGACGCAGCCTGTTCGATGCGTTCAACACTGCGTGGACGCTGGACAGTCGCGCCGATCGCATGGGCATGCGCTTGCTGGGCACGGCGCTGGAATATCAGGGGCCGGCGATGATTTCCGAGGGCATTCCGCTGGGGGCCGTGCAGGTGCCGCCGGACGGCCAGCCGATCGTGCTGCTCAACGATCGGCAAACCATCGGCGGCTATCCGCGCCTGGGCGCCCTGACACCGCTGTCCCTGGCCCGGCTGGCGCAATGCCTGCCGGGGGCGCAGGTGCAGTTGCGGCCGGTGGTGCAGGAGGTTGCGCATCGGCAGCAGGTTGAATGTCTTCAGGCGTTCTTGAGGGGTTGA
- a CDS encoding vWA domain-containing protein: MLLNLFNEMRAAKVPVSVRELLDLINALKQRVIFADMDEFYYLSRAILVKDERHFDKFDRAFAAYFNGLEKLDDHLQALIPEDWLRKEFERSLTDEERAQIQSLGGLDKLIEEFKKRLEEQKERHAGGNKWIGTGGTSPFGSGGFNPEGIRVGDAGKRQGKAVKVWDQREYKNLDDQVELGTRNIKIALRRLRKFARQGAAEELDIDGTIDHTARDAGLLNIQMRPERRNTVKLLLLFDIGGSMDAHVKICEELFSACKTEFKHLEYFYFHNFVYESVWKNNLRRTSERTSTQDLLHKYGADYKVIFIGDAAMAPYEITQAGGSVEHWNEEAGYVWMQRFMEKYKKLIWINPYPKDTWGYTASTNIVRELVEDRMYPLTLRGLEEGMRFLSK, encoded by the coding sequence ATGCTGCTAAACCTGTTCAATGAGATGCGCGCCGCCAAGGTGCCCGTGTCGGTGCGTGAATTGCTGGACCTGATCAACGCGCTGAAACAGCGGGTGATCTTTGCCGACATGGATGAGTTCTACTACCTGTCCCGAGCGATCCTGGTGAAGGACGAACGGCATTTCGATAAATTCGACCGGGCGTTTGCCGCCTACTTCAACGGCCTGGAAAAACTCGACGATCACCTCCAGGCGCTGATTCCCGAAGACTGGTTGCGCAAGGAGTTCGAGCGCTCGCTGACCGATGAAGAACGGGCTCAAATCCAGTCCCTCGGTGGCCTGGACAAACTGATCGAAGAGTTCAAGAAGCGCCTGGAGGAACAGAAGGAACGCCACGCTGGCGGCAACAAGTGGATCGGCACCGGCGGCACCAGTCCGTTCGGCTCCGGCGGTTTCAACCCCGAGGGCATCCGTGTCGGCGACGCCGGCAAGCGCCAGGGCAAGGCCGTGAAGGTCTGGGACCAGCGCGAGTACAAGAACCTCGACGACCAGGTCGAACTGGGCACCCGCAACATCAAGATCGCCCTGCGACGCCTGCGCAAATTTGCTCGCCAAGGTGCGGCCGAAGAGTTGGACATCGACGGCACCATCGACCACACCGCCCGGGACGCCGGCCTGCTGAACATCCAGATGCGCCCCGAGCGACGCAACACCGTCAAGCTCTTGCTGCTGTTCGACATCGGCGGCTCGATGGATGCCCACGTGAAAATCTGCGAAGAACTGTTCTCGGCCTGCAAGACCGAGTTCAAGCACCTGGAGTACTTCTACTTCCACAACTTCGTCTACGAATCGGTGTGGAAGAACAACCTGCGCCGCACCTCGGAGCGCACATCGACCCAGGACTTGCTGCACAAGTACGGCGCCGACTACAAAGTAATCTTCATCGGCGACGCCGCCATGGCCCCTTACGAAATCACCCAGGCCGGCGGCAGCGTCGAGCACTGGAACGAAGAAGCCGGTTATGTGTGGATGCAGCGCTTCATGGAGAAATACAAGAAGCTCATCTGGATCAATCCGTACCCGAAGGACACCTGGGGTTATACCGCCTCGACCAACATCGTGCGGGAGTTGGTGGAAGACCGGATGTATCCGCTGACCTTGCGAGGCTTGGAAGAAGGGATGCGGTTTCTCTCCAAATAA
- a CDS encoding AAA family ATPase has translation MKFEGTRAYVATDDLKLAVNAAITLERPLLVKGEPGTGKTMLAEQLAESFGARLITWHIKSTTKAHQGLYEYDAVSRLRDSQLGVDKVHDVRNYLKKGKLWEAFESEERVILLIDEIDKADIEFPNDLLQELDKMEFYIYETDETIKAKQRPIIIITSNNEKELPDAFLRRCFFHYIAFPDRVTLQKIVDVHYPDIKKDLVSEALDVFFDVRKVPGLKKKPSTSELVDWLKLLMADNIGEAVLRERDPTKAIPPLAGALVKNEQDVQLLERLAFMSRRGTR, from the coding sequence ATGAAGTTCGAAGGCACCCGCGCCTACGTGGCCACCGATGACCTGAAACTGGCCGTGAACGCAGCCATCACCCTGGAGCGGCCGCTGCTGGTCAAGGGCGAACCGGGCACCGGCAAGACCATGCTTGCCGAACAACTGGCCGAGTCCTTCGGCGCGCGCCTGATCACTTGGCACATCAAGTCAACCACCAAGGCTCACCAGGGCTTGTACGAGTACGACGCGGTCAGCCGCCTGCGGGACTCGCAATTGGGCGTAGACAAAGTCCATGACGTGCGCAACTACTTGAAGAAAGGCAAGCTCTGGGAAGCGTTTGAATCCGAGGAGCGGGTAATCCTGCTGATCGACGAGATCGACAAGGCCGACATCGAGTTCCCCAACGACCTGCTCCAGGAACTCGACAAGATGGAGTTCTACATCTACGAGACCGACGAAACCATCAAGGCCAAGCAGCGCCCGATCATCATCATTACCTCCAACAACGAAAAAGAACTGCCGGACGCCTTCCTGCGCCGCTGCTTCTTCCACTACATCGCCTTCCCCGACCGCGTCACCCTGCAAAAAATCGTCGATGTGCATTACCCGGACATCAAGAAAGACCTGGTCAGCGAAGCGCTGGACGTGTTTTTCGACGTACGCAAGGTGCCGGGCCTGAAGAAAAAACCTTCCACCTCCGAACTGGTGGACTGGCTCAAGCTGCTGATGGCCGACAACATCGGCGAAGCGGTGCTGCGCGAGCGTGATCCGACCAAGGCCATTCCGCCGCTGGCCGGTGCCCTGGTCAAGAACGAGCAGGACGTGCAATTGCTCGAACGCCTGGCGTTCATGAGCCGTCGCGGCACTCGCTGA
- a CDS encoding DUF2442 domain-containing protein — MLPMKRPRLLAVQPLLPCILELTFIDGQQLTLDLSADVQHFPGLRPLLEEGAFEGAVLGDDGWSVEWPALDIQIGADTLYLDALAQNAEDENTRIFISWRARTGLPLNQAAEALGVSARSISRYSSGREAVPRSLALACLGWDSLQRTTAVAAAEQSGRYTVTRKP, encoded by the coding sequence ATGCTACCCATGAAACGACCGCGGCTATTGGCCGTGCAGCCTTTATTACCGTGCATTCTCGAACTGACTTTTATCGATGGTCAGCAACTGACGCTGGACCTGAGCGCCGATGTGCAACATTTTCCGGGCCTGCGACCTTTGCTGGAGGAGGGCGCGTTTGAAGGCGCGGTGCTGGGTGACGACGGCTGGAGCGTCGAGTGGCCGGCGCTGGATATTCAGATCGGCGCCGACACTTTGTACCTGGATGCGCTGGCGCAGAATGCAGAAGATGAAAACACCCGCATCTTCATCAGTTGGCGCGCCCGCACCGGCTTGCCGTTGAACCAGGCGGCCGAAGCGCTGGGGGTCAGCGCCCGTAGCATCAGCCGCTACAGCAGTGGCCGCGAGGCGGTGCCGCGTTCGCTGGCCCTGGCCTGCCTGGGCTGGGACTCGCTGCAACGCACCACAGCCGTAGCGGCGGCGGAGCAGAGCGGCCGCTACACCGTCACCCGCAAGCCTTAA
- a CDS encoding DUF748 domain-containing protein produces MKRRYSWPLWAFVAIVALLVALHFALPYLVRNYLNDKLADMGSYRGQVTDVDLALWRGAYRINGLRIVKVDGKVPVPFVDAPLVDLSVSWHSLWHDHAVVAEVEFAHPEVNFVDGGANRQDSQTGQGTDWREQLSKLMPITLNEVRINDGKVTFRNFNSKPPVNLRATNVNATLHNLTNVVDTEGKRDARFEGKALVAEHAPLEVQATFDPLSDFEDFDFRLRARNIELKRLNDFAAAYGKFDFNAGHGDLVVEAEANNAKLSGYIKPLLRDVDVFDWQQDVENKNKNIFRSVWEALVGGGETALKNQRKNQFATRVELSGNVHQQDIGAFEAFLQILRNGFVQAFSARYEQPPPSED; encoded by the coding sequence ATGAAGCGTCGATACAGCTGGCCACTGTGGGCCTTCGTCGCCATCGTTGCGCTACTGGTGGCCCTGCATTTCGCCTTGCCTTATCTGGTGCGCAACTACCTGAACGACAAACTGGCCGACATGGGCAGTTACCGTGGTCAAGTGACCGATGTCGACCTGGCCCTCTGGCGCGGTGCCTATCGGATCAACGGCCTGCGAATCGTCAAGGTTGACGGTAAGGTCCCGGTGCCATTCGTCGATGCGCCACTGGTCGACTTGTCCGTGAGCTGGCACTCACTGTGGCATGACCACGCGGTCGTGGCCGAGGTGGAGTTCGCCCATCCCGAAGTCAATTTCGTCGACGGTGGCGCCAACCGACAAGACTCCCAGACCGGCCAAGGCACCGACTGGCGCGAGCAGTTGAGCAAGCTGATGCCCATCACCCTCAACGAGGTGCGGATCAACGATGGCAAGGTGACCTTCCGCAACTTCAACTCCAAGCCGCCGGTCAACCTGCGAGCCACCAACGTGAATGCCACTCTCCATAACCTGACCAATGTGGTCGACACCGAAGGCAAGCGCGACGCCCGCTTCGAGGGCAAGGCCCTGGTGGCCGAACACGCGCCATTGGAAGTCCAGGCCACGTTCGACCCGCTGAGCGACTTCGAGGACTTCGATTTCCGCCTGCGGGCCAGGAACATCGAACTCAAACGACTGAACGACTTCGCCGCGGCCTACGGCAAGTTTGACTTCAACGCCGGCCACGGCGACCTGGTGGTCGAAGCCGAAGCCAACAACGCCAAGCTCAGCGGCTATATCAAGCCGCTGCTGCGCGACGTGGATGTGTTCGACTGGCAGCAGGACGTGGAAAACAAAAACAAGAACATCTTCCGCTCCGTCTGGGAAGCGTTGGTCGGAGGGGGTGAAACGGCCCTCAAGAACCAGCGCAAAAACCAGTTTGCCACCCGCGTGGAACTCAGCGGCAACGTCCACCAACAGGACATAGGTGCGTTCGAAGCCTTCCTGCAGATCCTGCGCAACGGTTTTGTCCAGGCCTTCAGCGCCCGCTACGAGCAACCGCCACCGTCCGAGGATTAA
- the cysK gene encoding cysteine synthase A yields the protein MSRIYADNAHSIGNTPLVQINRIAPRGVTILAKIEGRNPGYSVKCRIGANMIWDAESSGKLKPGMTIVEPTSGNTGIGLAFVAAARGYKLMLTMPASMSIERRKVLKALGAELVLTEPAKGMKGAIEKAAEILASDPSKYFMPQQFDNPANPAIHEKTTGPEIWNDTDGAVDVLVAGVGTGGTITGVSRYIKNTCGKPILSVAVEPEASPVITQVMAGQEIKPSPHKIQGIGAGFVPKNLDLSIVDQVERVTDDESKAMALRLMQEEGILCGISCGAAMAVAVRLAEKPEMQGKTIVVILPDSGERYLSSMLFSDLFTEQETQQ from the coding sequence ATGAGTCGTATATACGCTGACAACGCCCATTCCATCGGCAATACGCCGCTGGTGCAGATCAACCGCATCGCCCCTCGTGGTGTGACCATCCTGGCCAAGATCGAAGGGCGCAACCCGGGCTATTCGGTCAAGTGCCGGATCGGCGCGAACATGATCTGGGACGCTGAAAGCTCGGGCAAACTCAAGCCTGGCATGACTATCGTCGAGCCAACCTCGGGCAACACCGGGATCGGCCTGGCGTTCGTGGCGGCTGCCCGTGGCTATAAACTGATGCTGACCATGCCGGCGTCCATGAGCATCGAGCGGCGCAAGGTCCTCAAGGCCTTGGGCGCGGAACTGGTGCTCACCGAGCCGGCGAAAGGCATGAAAGGCGCCATCGAGAAAGCTGCCGAAATCCTCGCCAGCGACCCGTCGAAGTATTTCATGCCGCAGCAGTTCGATAACCCGGCCAACCCGGCCATCCACGAGAAAACCACCGGTCCGGAAATCTGGAACGACACCGACGGCGCCGTCGATGTGCTGGTCGCGGGCGTGGGGACCGGCGGAACCATTACCGGCGTTTCGCGGTATATCAAGAACACCTGCGGCAAACCGATCCTGTCCGTGGCGGTAGAGCCCGAAGCGTCGCCGGTGATTACCCAGGTGATGGCGGGGCAAGAGATCAAGCCCAGTCCGCACAAAATCCAGGGGATCGGTGCGGGTTTCGTACCGAAGAACCTCGATCTGTCGATCGTGGACCAGGTCGAGCGGGTCACCGACGATGAGTCCAAGGCCATGGCCCTGCGCTTGATGCAGGAAGAGGGGATTCTCTGCGGCATCTCCTGCGGCGCGGCGATGGCAGTGGCTGTGCGCCTGGCGGAAAAACCGGAAATGCAGGGCAAGACGATCGTGGTGATCCTGCCGGACTCGGGCGAGCGCTACCTGTCGAGCATGCTGTTCAGCGACTTGTTTACCGAGCAGGAGACTCAGCAGTAA
- a CDS encoding aspartyl/asparaginyl beta-hydroxylase domain-containing protein, translated as MTVSFVAKASVLLLFLGSTLFVHLRGKARLPVLRQFVNHSALFAPYNALMYLFSGVPAKPYLDRSKFPELDVLKDNWQVIRDEAMHLFDEGYIRAAEKNNDAGFGSFFKKGWKRFYLKWYDKPLPSAQLLCPRTVELVNRIPNVRGAMFALLPGDSHLNPHRDPFAGSLRYHLGLSTPNSDDCRIFVDGQIYAWRDGEDVMFDETYVHWVKNETPQTRVILFCDVERPLKNPLMTRFNRAISAFLGRATAPQNLDDEHVGGINRAYAWSKSLSDCISGRVKQFKRKHPKAYRVMRPVLAVAVLTALGYWLFV; from the coding sequence ATGACCGTTTCGTTTGTCGCCAAGGCCTCGGTGTTGCTGCTGTTCCTGGGCAGTACGCTGTTTGTGCATTTGCGTGGCAAGGCGCGTCTGCCGGTGTTGCGCCAGTTCGTCAATCACTCCGCGTTGTTCGCCCCCTACAACGCCTTGATGTACCTGTTTTCCGGGGTGCCTGCCAAGCCGTACCTGGATCGCAGCAAGTTCCCCGAACTGGATGTGCTCAAGGACAACTGGCAGGTGATCCGCGACGAAGCCATGCACTTGTTCGACGAGGGTTACATCCGCGCCGCGGAGAAAAACAACGACGCTGGTTTCGGTTCGTTCTTCAAGAAGGGCTGGAAGCGTTTCTACCTCAAGTGGTACGACAAACCGCTGCCTTCGGCACAGCTGTTGTGCCCCAGAACCGTCGAGCTGGTGAATCGGATCCCCAACGTGCGAGGCGCGATGTTCGCGCTGCTGCCGGGCGACAGCCACCTCAATCCTCATCGCGATCCGTTCGCCGGGTCGCTGCGTTATCACTTGGGACTGTCCACGCCCAATTCCGACGATTGCCGGATCTTCGTCGACGGGCAGATCTATGCCTGGCGCGACGGCGAAGACGTCATGTTCGATGAAACCTATGTGCACTGGGTCAAGAACGAAACACCGCAGACTCGCGTGATCCTGTTCTGTGATGTTGAGCGGCCCCTGAAAAATCCGCTGATGACTCGCTTCAACCGCGCCATCAGCGCCTTCCTCGGACGCGCCACCGCACCGCAGAACCTGGACGATGAGCACGTCGGCGGCATCAACCGGGCCTATGCCTGGAGCAAATCGCTCAGCGACTGCATCAGCGGCCGGGTCAAGCAATTCAAGCGCAAGCACCCCAAGGCCTACCGGGTGATGCGGCCCGTGCTGGCGGTGGCCGTGTTGACGGCGCTGGGCTATTGGTTGTTTGTTTAA